One window of the Glycocaulis alkaliphilus genome contains the following:
- the hemW gene encoding radical SAM family heme chaperone HemW, whose product MSTHAPAPLGLYIHWPYCVRICPYCDFNVYKAKGADSAALVDALIADMARWRAVTGPRTLASIHFGGGTPSLMEARDIARILETAETLWGLAPEAELGLEANPAERSCLADIVSAGINRLSVGMQSLDDAALARLGRDHDARAGLEALEIARSLVARVSADLIYAREDQSLDGWKGELSTVLALGIDHLSAYQLTIEDGTAFARQVKRGTLVPPPEDLAADMFTATQDLTRAAGLEAYEISNHARADAHRSRHNRLYWTGGDWIGIGPGAHGRIGSHAGGGRIVHAAPMRPADYIAASQQPLSELEHLSALEEAQERVLMGLRIAEGLDRTRLKSLTGHDVDEEAAASLLADGLIAMDASGVRLTTQGRLYADRVANLLAP is encoded by the coding sequence GTGAGCACCCACGCGCCCGCTCCGCTTGGGCTTTATATTCACTGGCCCTATTGCGTGCGGATCTGCCCGTATTGCGATTTCAATGTCTACAAGGCCAAAGGCGCCGATAGCGCGGCCCTCGTCGATGCGCTGATCGCCGACATGGCCCGCTGGCGCGCGGTGACCGGGCCGCGCACGCTCGCCAGCATACATTTTGGCGGCGGCACGCCCTCCCTGATGGAGGCGCGCGACATTGCCCGCATACTGGAAACGGCCGAAACCTTGTGGGGGCTGGCGCCGGAGGCAGAGCTCGGACTGGAGGCCAATCCGGCCGAGCGCTCATGCCTGGCCGATATTGTTAGCGCCGGGATCAACCGGCTATCGGTTGGCATGCAATCGCTGGACGATGCCGCCCTGGCGCGTCTGGGGCGCGATCATGATGCCCGCGCCGGGCTGGAGGCGCTGGAAATAGCCCGTTCTCTGGTGGCGCGCGTCTCGGCCGATCTCATCTATGCGCGCGAGGACCAGAGCCTTGACGGTTGGAAGGGCGAGCTGTCCACAGTGCTGGCGCTGGGGATTGATCATCTCTCGGCCTATCAGCTGACGATCGAGGACGGCACCGCCTTCGCGCGCCAGGTAAAGCGCGGCACGCTGGTGCCGCCGCCTGAAGATCTCGCCGCTGACATGTTCACGGCGACGCAGGATCTTACCCGCGCCGCGGGGCTGGAGGCGTACGAGATTTCCAATCATGCGCGCGCGGACGCCCACCGCTCGCGCCATAACCGGCTTTACTGGACAGGCGGGGACTGGATCGGCATCGGCCCCGGCGCGCATGGCCGCATCGGCTCACACGCGGGAGGGGGGCGCATTGTCCATGCCGCGCCGATGCGCCCTGCAGACTATATCGCCGCCAGCCAGCAGCCCCTCTCTGAACTTGAGCATTTAAGCGCGCTGGAAGAGGCGCAGGAGCGCGTGCTGATGGGGCTGCGTATCGCGGAAGGTCTGGACCGGACGCGCCTGAAGTCCCTGACCGGGCACGATGTCGATGAGGAGGCCGCCGCATCCCTGCTGGCTGACGGGCTTATTGCCATGGACGCGTCAGGCGTGCGCCTGACGACGCAGGGGCGGCTCTATGCCGACCGGGTGGCCAACCTGCTGGCGCCCTGA
- the rdgB gene encoding RdgB/HAM1 family non-canonical purine NTP pyrophosphatase, translating into MDVVTKNRLFRDAPLWVLASHNAGKIKEIADLVAPFSITVKGAGEMGLEEPEETEKTFSGNALLKARTAAKASGAVALADDSGLEVSALGGEPGVYSARWAGPEKDFRLAMETVEAKLAASGSTDRSARFVCVLALVHPDGAELVFEGEVKGDLVWPPRGDQGFGYDPVFVARGETRTFAEMGAAEKKALSHRAAAFRKLTDAVLGT; encoded by the coding sequence ATGGATGTAGTCACCAAAAACCGCCTGTTCCGGGACGCTCCGCTGTGGGTGCTGGCGAGCCATAATGCAGGCAAGATCAAGGAGATAGCCGATCTTGTCGCGCCCTTCTCGATCACCGTCAAAGGGGCAGGCGAGATGGGCCTGGAGGAGCCGGAAGAGACTGAAAAAACTTTTTCGGGCAATGCGCTTTTGAAGGCGCGGACCGCCGCAAAGGCCTCCGGAGCGGTGGCGCTGGCCGATGATTCAGGTCTGGAAGTGAGTGCGCTCGGTGGTGAGCCGGGCGTATATTCCGCGCGCTGGGCCGGGCCGGAGAAGGATTTCCGTCTCGCCATGGAGACGGTGGAGGCGAAACTCGCCGCCTCTGGCAGTACGGACCGCTCCGCGCGCTTTGTCTGCGTGCTGGCGCTGGTCCACCCGGACGGGGCCGAGCTGGTCTTCGAGGGCGAGGTGAAGGGTGATCTTGTCTGGCCGCCGCGCGGGGATCAGGGCTTTGGCTATGATCCGGTGTTTGTGGCCCGAGGCGAAACCCGCACCTTTGCCGAGATGGGCGCTGCGGAGAAAAAAGCCCTCAGCCACCGCGCCGCCGCTTTCAGAAAGCTCACAGACGCGGTGCTCGGCACGTGA
- a CDS encoding DUF2975 domain-containing protein translates to MRALSPGFLTSLLKIFLDVAIIVLWGLLVLASLVTLSLMAFGIFSLTGMGPDLPDAFVRFLQLDIVIALPLGVAAIIAILFITDRLRRIVITLVQGDPFVPENAGHLRAIALAIAIYQIIRYGAHGIIALIFTVFGRPVESGVSVQPEFGLNALNIGAWIAVIALLVLSEVFREGTRLRDEQKLTI, encoded by the coding sequence ATGCGTGCGCTAAGTCCGGGATTTCTGACATCCCTTCTGAAAATTTTCCTCGACGTGGCGATTATCGTGCTCTGGGGCCTTCTGGTCCTGGCCAGCCTCGTCACCCTCTCCTTGATGGCCTTTGGCATCTTCAGCCTCACCGGCATGGGCCCGGACCTGCCAGACGCCTTTGTCCGTTTCCTCCAACTTGATATCGTCATCGCGCTGCCGCTGGGTGTGGCCGCGATCATTGCGATTCTCTTCATTACCGACCGGCTGCGCCGCATCGTCATCACCCTTGTGCAGGGTGATCCCTTCGTGCCGGAAAATGCCGGCCATCTGCGCGCCATCGCTCTGGCCATCGCCATCTACCAGATCATCCGCTACGGCGCGCATGGCATTATCGCGCTGATCTTCACCGTGTTTGGCCGCCCGGTGGAAAGCGGGGTCAGCGTCCAGCCGGAGTTCGGCCTGAATGCCCTGAATATCGGCGCCTGGATCGCCGTTATCGCCCTTCTCGTCCTGTCAGAAGTGTTCCGTGAGGGAACGCGCCTGCGCGACGAGCAGAAGCTGACGATCTAG
- a CDS encoding helix-turn-helix domain-containing protein, with translation MAIRVTLDRMLLERRMSLTELCDRVGITMANLSILKTGKAKAVRFSTLEALCRELDCQPGDLLQFTDEPGEEDDDGTE, from the coding sequence ATGGCAATCCGCGTCACCCTCGACCGTATGCTTCTCGAACGGCGCATGTCGCTGACAGAGCTGTGCGACCGTGTCGGCATCACCATGGCCAATCTCTCCATCCTGAAAACCGGCAAGGCCAAGGCCGTGCGCTTTTCCACGCTGGAAGCGCTGTGCCGCGAGCTCGATTGCCAGCCCGGCGATTTGCTGCAGTTTACCGACGAACCTGGCGAAGAGGATGACGACGGGACGGAGTAG
- a CDS encoding LolA family protein has protein sequence MLTTLATALAALSTGWSTADANSTAFDVNADTGLVIVQEAQEAQEVETLPPAEAVEQSGRGEAVERARALEIFAAVETLQARFRQVNPDGSVSDGDIALSRPGRVRFAYDAPSPLLIVADGSTVAIADSALETVDRAPIRSTPLRWLLAPASELESSGAIVEVGRYDNQLYVTLEDPQGEAEGRVTLAFGDDDPAAPAGEVALLGWYAVDGMGSLTQVTLDEVRLGQRADPRLFVLDDDMFSSRRRGRR, from the coding sequence AATAGCACCGCGTTCGATGTGAACGCCGATACCGGCCTTGTCATCGTGCAGGAAGCGCAAGAGGCGCAGGAGGTTGAAACCCTGCCGCCGGCAGAGGCTGTCGAGCAGTCCGGCCGCGGCGAAGCAGTGGAGCGCGCCCGCGCGCTGGAAATCTTTGCCGCCGTTGAGACCCTGCAGGCCCGTTTCCGGCAGGTGAACCCTGATGGCTCCGTCAGTGATGGCGATATCGCCCTGTCGCGCCCCGGACGGGTACGCTTTGCCTATGATGCGCCCTCGCCTTTGCTGATCGTGGCCGATGGCTCGACGGTGGCGATTGCCGACAGCGCGCTGGAAACGGTTGACCGTGCGCCGATCCGCTCCACGCCCCTGCGCTGGCTGCTGGCGCCTGCTTCGGAGCTGGAATCCTCCGGCGCGATTGTGGAGGTGGGCCGCTATGACAATCAGCTCTATGTGACGCTGGAGGATCCGCAAGGCGAGGCCGAGGGCCGGGTGACGCTGGCCTTTGGTGACGATGACCCGGCCGCGCCCGCGGGCGAGGTGGCGCTTCTGGGCTGGTATGCGGTGGACGGGATGGGCTCGCTCACGCAGGTGACGCTCGATGAGGTGCGCCTTGGTCAGCGCGCCGATCCGCGCCTGTTTGTGCTGGATGACGACATGTTCTCATCACGGCGCAGGGGACGGCGGTAA